One genomic region from Jilunia laotingensis encodes:
- the fldA gene encoding flavodoxin FldA, producing the protein MNKIGVIYGSTTGTTEDIAYRIADKLNVPKEEVHEASKLNEAFIKECDVLVMGTSTWGAGELQDDWYDGVKVLKQADLSHKFIALFGCGDSDSYSDTFCDGIGILYEDLKDTGCTFIGATDTAGYTFDSSVSVINGKFIGLPLDEVNEDNKTEERITQWVGRLKKELDGK; encoded by the coding sequence ATGAATAAAATTGGTGTAATTTACGGTTCCACAACCGGAACCACAGAGGATATAGCCTACCGGATTGCAGATAAGCTAAACGTACCCAAAGAAGAGGTTCACGAAGCATCCAAACTGAACGAAGCATTCATAAAAGAATGTGATGTGCTGGTCATGGGAACTTCTACCTGGGGTGCCGGTGAATTACAGGACGACTGGTACGATGGCGTGAAGGTGTTGAAACAAGCAGATCTGTCACATAAGTTTATTGCTTTGTTCGGTTGCGGAGATTCGGATTCTTACAGTGACACATTCTGTGACGGTATCGGAATCTTATATGAAGACCTGAAAGATACAGGTTGCACCTTTATAGGAGCGACGGACACAGCGGGCTATACCTTCGATTCGTCCGTATCGGTAATCAACGGGAAATTCATAGGACTGCCTCTCGACGAGGTGAACGAAGACAATAAGACAGAAGAGCGAATCACTCAATGGGTGGGAAGGCTGAAAAAAGAGCTTGATGGGAAATAG
- a CDS encoding N-acetylmuramoyl-L-alanine amidase — translation MRTVDLIVVHCSATREDKTFTERDLDACHRQRGMDGTGYHFYVRKNGDIKTTRDLDRIGAHVRGFNRNSIGICYEGGLDCHGNPKDTRTEWQKHSIRVLVKALLREYPGAKVCGHRDLSPDLNRDGVIEPEEWIKQCPCFDAREILSEP, via the coding sequence ATGAGAACGGTCGATCTGATAGTTGTCCATTGTTCGGCAACGCGCGAGGACAAAACGTTTACTGAACGTGACCTGGATGCATGTCACCGGCAAAGGGGGATGGATGGCACGGGATATCATTTTTATGTTCGTAAAAATGGTGACATTAAGACGACAAGAGATTTGGATAGGATCGGAGCGCATGTGAGAGGATTCAACCGTAACTCTATCGGGATATGTTATGAAGGGGGACTTGATTGCCATGGGAATCCCAAAGATACGCGCACCGAGTGGCAGAAACACTCCATTCGGGTATTGGTAAAGGCATTGTTGAGGGAATATCCGGGAGCTAAAGTGTGCGGACATCGTGATTTGTCTCCCGACTTGAACCGTGACGGGGTGATCGAACCGGAAGAGTGGATCAAGCAATGCCCCTGTTTCGATGCCCGTGAAATCTTGTCGGAGCCTTAG
- a CDS encoding HU family DNA-binding protein, protein MTVIFKKVKRKNMRNPEASELYHPQLLTLGQTVNLNAIAHTMKESSSLSKGDILSVLSNFVEAMRTALYNGHSVNIQDFGVFSLSARTAGTETEKECTVKNIKNVRINFRPSVTVRPDLAATRAGDRIEFIDLQTYLERLKQSADDEGDHGEDPTV, encoded by the coding sequence ATGACTGTTATTTTTAAGAAAGTGAAGCGTAAAAACATGCGTAATCCCGAAGCCAGCGAGCTTTATCATCCCCAATTGTTGACTTTGGGACAAACGGTCAATTTGAATGCTATTGCTCATACGATGAAGGAAAGCAGTTCTTTATCCAAGGGAGATATTCTGAGCGTATTGTCAAACTTTGTGGAAGCAATGCGTACGGCTTTGTATAACGGGCATTCCGTCAATATTCAGGACTTTGGGGTTTTCAGCCTGTCCGCACGGACAGCAGGTACGGAAACCGAAAAGGAGTGTACGGTAAAGAATATTAAAAACGTACGGATCAATTTTCGTCCTTCAGTGACGGTACGTCCCGATCTGGCCGCTACACGTGCGGGCGATAGAATAGAGTTCATCGATTTGCAGACCTATCTGGAACGTTTGAAACAGTCAGCCGATGATGAAGGTGATCACGGAGAAGATCCGACCGTGTGA
- the dnaB gene encoding replicative DNA helicase, with protein MENSRNTPLPQEKELEEAVIGALLVESRAISLVIGYLRPEMFYDPKLETIYASIEAMFHEGKKVDILTVKEELQKQGKLQEIGGAYNITWLSSKVASSAHLETHAMILKDKYLKRELITGLHKALSKAADETFDTEEVLSDIHALIDGIENDCGWKQQLRPMSSLMADTLREAEQRQQNNRNGLTGIPTGLADLDKLTSGLQNNDLILIGARPSVGKTAFGLNMAKAAAQAGHNAVFYSIEMQGERLGDRWILSECRLNATQWRSGLISEEEMIQARATANKLSRLPLYIDDSARMSMDYIRASARMLHSKGKCDVIFIDYLQLSEMKHEKENRNREQEVAQAARKAKMLAKELSIPVVLLSQLNRESETRPFKKPALADLRESGSIEQDADIVILLYRPAQAGLSTDKDSGFPTDHLGVAIVAKHRNGETKSVYFGHSSDMTVISDYTPPMEWVLRQK; from the coding sequence ATGGAAAATTCAAGAAACACTCCGCTGCCACAGGAGAAAGAACTGGAAGAGGCAGTGATCGGTGCATTGTTAGTGGAGAGCAGAGCGATAAGCTTGGTGATCGGCTACCTCCGCCCGGAAATGTTTTACGACCCGAAACTGGAAACGATCTATGCTTCTATCGAAGCAATGTTCCACGAAGGAAAGAAGGTCGACATCCTCACCGTAAAAGAAGAATTGCAAAAACAGGGAAAACTACAGGAGATAGGCGGTGCGTATAACATCACCTGGCTTTCCTCGAAAGTGGCAAGCAGCGCGCACCTCGAAACCCACGCAATGATTCTGAAAGACAAATACCTGAAACGGGAACTGATAACAGGACTCCACAAAGCGCTGTCGAAAGCCGCGGACGAGACTTTCGACACGGAAGAAGTGCTGTCGGACATCCACGCCCTGATAGATGGCATAGAGAATGACTGCGGATGGAAACAGCAGTTACGACCGATGTCGTCACTCATGGCGGACACTTTGAGGGAAGCGGAGCAACGACAACAAAACAACCGCAACGGGCTGACCGGCATTCCTACCGGGCTAGCAGATCTGGACAAACTGACATCAGGGCTTCAAAACAACGATTTGATACTGATCGGGGCACGCCCGTCCGTTGGAAAGACCGCTTTCGGGCTAAATATGGCAAAAGCCGCTGCACAAGCAGGTCACAATGCAGTGTTCTACAGCATCGAAATGCAAGGCGAGAGGTTGGGCGATCGCTGGATTTTGTCGGAATGCCGCCTGAACGCCACTCAATGGAGAAGCGGCCTGATCAGCGAAGAGGAGATGATACAGGCACGCGCCACAGCCAACAAACTGTCACGATTGCCACTGTACATAGACGACAGTGCCAGAATGAGCATGGACTATATCCGGGCGAGCGCCAGAATGTTGCACAGCAAAGGAAAATGCGATGTCATCTTCATCGACTACTTGCAGTTGAGCGAAATGAAACATGAGAAAGAGAACAGGAACCGGGAACAGGAAGTGGCACAGGCTGCACGAAAGGCTAAAATGCTGGCAAAAGAGTTAAGCATCCCGGTAGTGTTATTAAGCCAATTGAACCGCGAATCGGAAACACGCCCTTTCAAGAAGCCGGCATTGGCGGATTTAAGGGAAAGCGGCTCGATAGAACAGGATGCGGACATCGTCATATTGCTCTACCGCCCCGCACAAGCTGGATTGAGTACAGACAAGGACAGTGGCTTCCCCACGGACCACCTGGGCGTGGCGATTGTTGCCAAGCATCGTAACGGAGAGACGAAGAGTGTCTATTTCGGCCATAGTTCCGACATGACGGTGATATCCGATTATACGCCACCGATGGAATGGGTACTGAGGCAAAAATAA
- a CDS encoding DUF3575 domain-containing protein, producing the protein MNNFSVQVYKTAISFLCWTLFSSTLLPAQDLSGMNGRLGYPVGKSFVIYDFGQNTSEIENLHTCITKTLSDTSVHVREIEIVGYSSPEGDYTRNSNLASERAEILHKYLLPFFPDIEFRVTSVPEDWEGLVDALTQTGNSATETVRAFASADLTPEQKERRLKKLPRCVYQDLSQNYFPLLRRASITIYYEQLSVSSHSSMLSEAEEKEIYLRTQYTNQAYRNAQFHHRNIQNSALTDRYGTTYGNKSERRVHHRSVLWQDFTPVIAVGTNLLQWTGFRPDFTHTTFVPNLYVEYYFLKRWSVKGAFSYCNWSYGDNKRFQGISSYSIEPRFWLRGDGNFRGFFFGVYGQFGDYNDEQEIESYTGRYHSEGLSAGYLLPLYKGLAIELSLRGGYRYSSVKRYQAGEECNSLCREYDKHDFTVTGSNISLLYRF; encoded by the coding sequence ATGAACAATTTCAGCGTGCAGGTCTATAAAACTGCAATTTCTTTTTTGTGTTGGACTTTGTTTTCCTCTACTCTTTTGCCGGCACAGGATTTGTCCGGCATGAATGGAAGGCTGGGATATCCTGTCGGCAAATCTTTTGTTATCTATGATTTCGGACAGAACACCAGTGAGATAGAGAATCTGCATACTTGCATAACGAAAACATTGAGTGATACTTCGGTGCATGTCCGAGAGATAGAAATCGTGGGATACAGTTCACCGGAAGGCGATTATACACGGAATAGTAATTTGGCAAGCGAACGCGCTGAGATCTTGCACAAATACCTGCTTCCTTTTTTCCCGGATATAGAGTTTAGAGTTACCAGCGTTCCCGAAGATTGGGAAGGACTGGTGGATGCCTTGACGCAAACTGGGAATAGTGCTACGGAAACGGTTCGTGCCTTTGCGTCAGCGGATTTGACACCGGAGCAGAAAGAACGCAGATTGAAAAAACTGCCTCGGTGTGTCTATCAGGATTTAAGCCAAAACTATTTTCCATTGCTTCGGAGAGCCAGCATTACAATTTACTATGAGCAACTGTCCGTTTCCTCCCATTCCTCTATGCTTTCGGAAGCGGAAGAAAAAGAGATATATCTTCGCACGCAATATACTAACCAGGCATATCGGAATGCCCAGTTCCATCATCGGAATATACAGAATTCGGCTCTTACCGACCGCTATGGTACTACCTACGGTAATAAGTCTGAAAGAAGAGTCCATCACCGTTCGGTCTTATGGCAGGATTTTACCCCGGTGATCGCTGTCGGTACAAATCTGCTGCAATGGACAGGTTTCCGTCCCGACTTTACCCATACCACTTTTGTCCCCAACCTCTATGTGGAATATTATTTTCTGAAACGCTGGTCGGTGAAGGGTGCTTTTTCCTACTGCAATTGGTCATATGGCGATAATAAGCGTTTTCAGGGTATCTCTTCCTACAGTATCGAACCTCGTTTTTGGTTACGAGGTGATGGAAATTTCCGTGGCTTTTTCTTTGGTGTCTATGGGCAGTTCGGTGACTATAATGATGAACAGGAGATTGAAAGTTATACCGGAAGATACCACAGCGAAGGGCTTTCTGCCGGATATCTCCTGCCGCTTTATAAAGGACTGGCCATTGAACTCAGCCTTCGGGGAGGTTACCGTTATTCTTCCGTAAAGCGATATCAAGCTGGTGAAGAGTGCAATAGCCTTTGCCGCGAATACGATAAACATGACTTTACAGTAACAGGCAGCAACATCAGTTTGCTCTACCGTTTTTGA
- a CDS encoding DUF4248 domain-containing protein, with protein sequence MEEEHKFIIRTYSKAELAHLYNPDMPLVSAMRKLRQWIRRNKQLSSALAEAGENKRDHSYPPLQVRLITRYLGEP encoded by the coding sequence ATGGAAGAAGAACACAAATTTATTATCAGAACTTATAGCAAAGCAGAATTGGCGCATCTTTATAACCCCGATATGCCGCTTGTTTCTGCCATGAGGAAACTCCGTCAATGGATAAGAAGGAATAAACAGCTCTCTTCGGCACTTGCAGAAGCCGGAGAAAACAAACGCGATCACTCTTATCCACCCTTACAAGTGAGGCTCATCACCCGCTATTTGGGAGAGCCTTAA
- a CDS encoding tyrosine-type recombinase/integrase, producing MEKDFFIFVSTLAERLKGIRDYRTADAYMSTSRSVARFAGGQMGMPALFRESLIKDYEYYLWQSGCSRNTISFYMRMLQSIYNQAVKAGHVPREESLFAGVFKGRDDTRKRAVDFDVLARLRGADLSLYRSLQACRDYFLLSFYLCGIPFVDLAFLRRADYVRGTISYRRRKTNTQIVTSVTPLAAEILERYGSKDELSFYLMPILKKKDGNDWKAYQSALRLYNKNLKSLSALLKLDVPLTSYVPRHTWATLARQVGVPVTYISSILGHSSEEMTHIYLDSIDGHILAEANRRVMDAFGKYMKVK from the coding sequence ATGGAGAAAGATTTTTTTATTTTTGTTTCTACACTTGCAGAAAGATTGAAAGGAATACGTGATTACCGTACAGCGGATGCTTATATGAGTACCTCGCGAAGTGTGGCTCGCTTTGCGGGGGGCCAGATGGGCATGCCGGCACTTTTCCGTGAGTCTTTGATTAAAGACTATGAGTATTATTTATGGCAGTCGGGATGTAGCCGCAATACGATATCGTTTTATATGCGAATGTTACAGTCCATTTATAACCAGGCTGTAAAGGCGGGGCATGTTCCTCGGGAGGAATCTCTGTTTGCCGGTGTGTTCAAAGGGCGTGACGATACGCGTAAACGGGCAGTCGATTTCGATGTCCTTGCCCGGCTCCGTGGTGCCGACCTGAGCCTATATCGCTCTTTACAGGCTTGCCGCGATTATTTTCTCTTGAGCTTTTATCTTTGCGGCATTCCTTTTGTCGATCTCGCCTTTCTGCGACGTGCCGATTATGTCCGCGGGACGATCAGTTACCGCCGGCGGAAGACGAATACTCAGATCGTGACCTCAGTTACCCCGCTGGCTGCCGAAATCTTGGAACGTTATGGCAGTAAAGACGAATTGTCTTTCTATTTGATGCCGATCTTAAAAAAGAAGGATGGAAACGACTGGAAGGCTTATCAAAGTGCTTTGCGCCTTTATAACAAGAATCTGAAAAGCCTTTCGGCACTTTTGAAGCTCGATGTCCCTCTCACTTCCTACGTGCCCCGCCATACTTGGGCCACACTTGCCCGTCAGGTAGGGGTCCCGGTGACTTATATCAGTTCCATCTTGGGGCATAGTTCGGAAGAGATGACTCATATTTATCTCGATTCCATCGACGGACATATCCTTGCCGAAGCTAATCGCAGGGTGATGGATGCTTTTGGGAAATATATGAAGGTGAAATAA
- the thiS gene encoding sulfur carrier protein ThiS produces the protein MKVQVNNKEVETDASSTITKLAGQLELPSNGIAIAVNNKMIPRTEWDEFLLHENDRLVIIKAACGG, from the coding sequence ATGAAAGTACAAGTTAACAACAAAGAGGTGGAAACAGACGCTTCTTCCACTATCACAAAACTGGCCGGGCAACTGGAACTTCCTTCGAACGGCATTGCCATCGCAGTGAACAATAAGATGATCCCACGTACGGAATGGGATGAATTCCTGTTGCACGAAAATGACCGTCTGGTAATAATCAAAGCTGCTTGCGGAGGATAA
- a CDS encoding DUF4248 domain-containing protein gives MKIKKTLNLDGCPCVKDVAIAYFPQYHDPRTAVAAFRKKIATTPQLWKELLDAEYNPNEKHLTAAQLIIIVEHWKMPDELAKFREKWQ, from the coding sequence ATGAAAATAAAAAAGACACTCAATTTAGACGGCTGTCCTTGTGTTAAAGATGTTGCAATAGCCTATTTTCCCCAATACCATGACCCCCGTACGGCTGTGGCCGCTTTCCGTAAAAAGATTGCGACCACCCCACAGCTCTGGAAGGAATTGCTCGATGCGGAGTACAACCCGAATGAAAAGCACCTGACTGCCGCGCAACTGATTATCATTGTGGAACACTGGAAAATGCCCGATGAATTGGCTAAATTCAGGGAAAAATGGCAATAG
- a CDS encoding thiazole synthase, translated as MDKLIIAGREFNSRLFLGTGKFNSNDLMEQSILASGTEMVTVAMKRIDMENKEDDMLKHIIHPHIQLLPNTSGVRNAEEAVFAAQMAREAFGTNWLKLEIHPDPRYLLPDSIETLKATEELVKLGFVVLPYCQADPVLCKRLEEAGAATVMPLGAPIGTNKGLQTKEFLKIIIEQAGIPVVVDAGIGSPSHAAEAMELGASACLVNTAIAVAGDPVEMAKAFKLSVEAGRMAYEAGLGVQADNLIAEASSPLTAFLNL; from the coding sequence ATGGACAAACTTATCATCGCGGGACGTGAATTCAATTCCCGCCTTTTCCTGGGTACAGGTAAATTCAACTCAAACGACTTGATGGAACAATCGATTCTGGCATCGGGCACAGAAATGGTGACAGTGGCAATGAAACGGATCGATATGGAAAACAAGGAAGATGACATGCTGAAACATATCATCCATCCGCACATCCAATTACTGCCTAACACATCGGGAGTGAGAAATGCGGAAGAAGCCGTATTCGCTGCACAAATGGCACGTGAAGCATTCGGAACAAACTGGCTGAAACTGGAGATCCACCCCGACCCGCGTTACCTTCTCCCCGACTCCATCGAGACACTAAAAGCTACGGAGGAACTCGTAAAACTGGGTTTTGTGGTACTCCCTTATTGCCAAGCCGATCCGGTTCTTTGCAAACGGCTGGAAGAGGCGGGCGCGGCAACCGTAATGCCCTTGGGTGCCCCTATCGGAACCAATAAAGGACTTCAAACAAAGGAATTCCTGAAAATCATCATCGAGCAAGCCGGTATCCCGGTTGTTGTGGATGCCGGTATCGGCTCGCCCAGTCATGCCGCTGAAGCAATGGAGCTGGGCGCATCCGCTTGTCTGGTAAACACGGCAATTGCTGTGGCAGGCGATCCGGTAGAAATGGCTAAAGCATTCAAACTATCTGTGGAAGCCGGACGTATGGCATACGAAGCCGGACTGGGGGTGCAAGCCGACAACCTGATTGCAGAAGCCAGTTCTCCACTAACCGCATTTTTAAACTTATAA
- a CDS encoding fimbrial protein: protein MTMNKKVILIYILSACIAFLIFIMGVVVTLLFGSCTEQSLVYDISDNEATVLVEIATDHDSERIAEYDRDNTRGDDLIEEYKITNAVVLVYNSNKLFEKSGTLNADGELKLTLREGKKYIYVVANPGTSLKGRLTASPTYTQLNDMVSLTEDYNNGNFPTQGLLMTGSLEKAVLTGQENKVTVPLTIRTARVDLYINKGSAAVGNILVESADLVNARTTGYLFQNNNVETRAVIPFSKLNTLLQDVMTEGMLVGTQYTYPVVGVTDIALLIKVTHFEALANGEMYIVRLNDLNTNSAITLKPGYHYKVMITFFRDETGSIDISKYIYKENFFVIGG, encoded by the coding sequence ATGACCATGAATAAAAAGGTGATATTGATATACATATTGTCGGCTTGTATTGCATTCCTTATTTTTATAATGGGAGTGGTCGTCACTTTGTTGTTTGGAAGTTGCACGGAACAGTCTTTGGTGTATGATATTTCGGATAATGAGGCAACTGTGTTGGTGGAGATTGCTACAGACCATGATTCGGAAAGAATAGCCGAGTACGACAGGGACAATACGAGGGGTGATGATCTCATTGAAGAATACAAAATAACAAACGCGGTGGTTCTGGTTTATAATTCAAATAAATTATTCGAGAAAAGTGGGACATTGAATGCTGACGGTGAGTTGAAACTGACATTGAGGGAAGGTAAAAAATATATTTATGTAGTAGCCAATCCGGGTACTTCGTTGAAGGGCCGGTTGACGGCTTCACCTACCTATACGCAGCTTAATGATATGGTTTCTCTGACCGAAGATTACAATAATGGGAATTTTCCTACACAAGGATTGTTGATGACGGGCAGTCTTGAAAAGGCGGTTTTAACAGGTCAGGAAAATAAGGTAACCGTTCCGTTGACTATCCGTACAGCTCGTGTGGATTTGTATATAAATAAAGGGAGTGCCGCGGTAGGAAACATCCTTGTTGAATCTGCAGATTTGGTAAATGCGCGTACTACAGGATACCTTTTTCAAAACAATAATGTAGAAACCAGGGCGGTCATTCCTTTTTCAAAACTCAATACCTTGCTTCAAGACGTGATGACAGAAGGAATGTTGGTGGGGACGCAGTATACATATCCGGTTGTAGGCGTCACTGATATTGCATTACTTATTAAAGTGACCCATTTTGAAGCTTTGGCGAACGGAGAGATGTATATTGTACGTTTGAATGATTTGAACACTAACTCCGCCATCACTTTGAAACCGGGTTATCACTATAAAGTAATGATTACTTTTTTTAGAGATGAAACCGGTTCGATTGACATTTCAAAATATATATATAAAGAAAACTTTTTTGTAATTGGAGGATAG
- a CDS encoding FimB/Mfa2 family fimbrial subunit, which yields MRKLFYLLNLCFLYLCSGCTTTEMGGCKNAIVVFKYMGDGNSDIFSDFIANVTYFVYDADGIQVASGRMEPADLSLNRGFQLRLGEGDYEVVCWGNLEHYCQAVDTEKKDEAHVLNIAHSSGREAQTGDPLYYGKTSFRVADAEGKTTATITFHSAHITIWAYTKGVTDYDEGGVNRPPVFHIGGFDSRYDFECNCGGMPLSFYPEAVYKKEYMVSMARCEVPRFNEHTTSLLKVYKQSDYKLLEVVQLEKFIADNSIEISGKEEVTIPILFDFQGLGVEVRIPSWEEIGVKPEW from the coding sequence ATGAGAAAACTCTTTTATCTTCTCAATTTATGCTTCCTTTATCTTTGCAGTGGGTGTACCACTACAGAGATGGGAGGATGTAAAAATGCGATTGTCGTTTTTAAATATATGGGCGATGGAAATTCCGATATTTTTAGTGACTTCATAGCCAATGTGACCTATTTTGTTTACGATGCTGATGGTATACAGGTGGCTTCAGGGCGTATGGAACCGGCTGATCTTTCTCTAAATCGGGGATTTCAGCTCCGGCTTGGAGAAGGAGATTACGAGGTGGTCTGCTGGGGCAATCTGGAACATTATTGCCAGGCTGTGGATACAGAGAAGAAAGATGAGGCTCACGTATTGAACATTGCCCATTCATCGGGGAGAGAGGCGCAAACGGGCGATCCTTTATATTATGGTAAAACCTCTTTTCGTGTAGCCGATGCCGAGGGGAAAACTACGGCAACGATCACTTTCCATTCAGCCCATATCACGATTTGGGCATATACGAAAGGCGTTACAGACTATGACGAGGGGGGAGTAAACCGTCCTCCGGTATTTCACATCGGAGGATTCGATTCTCGCTATGATTTTGAATGTAACTGTGGAGGAATGCCTTTGAGCTTTTATCCGGAAGCTGTTTATAAGAAAGAGTATATGGTCAGCATGGCACGTTGTGAAGTCCCAAGGTTCAATGAACATACTACTTCTTTGCTTAAAGTATATAAACAAAGTGACTATAAACTACTGGAAGTGGTTCAACTGGAAAAATTTATAGCAGATAATAGTATTGAAATCTCCGGTAAAGAAGAGGTTACTATTCCTATCTTATTCGATTTTCAGGGATTGGGAGTGGAAGTAAGAATACCTTCGTGGGAGGAGATCGGAGTGAAACCGGAGTGGTAG
- a CDS encoding fimbrillin family protein, with amino-acid sequence MRKLFLCLVVLMLQAVYIVAHSQSAPSHGSLFRFIINRGEVFSANAPGELTELTLSGYFYTNDLWEGQLTPFKSANSVTLTGKAVINEYSAHLQTKVVSSLSLPSVVSPTGMFLTLVVDGVPMSVQLPYVNESDSWVAGFIYTYSVTVEGRGLTISGVTCSALTENNY; translated from the coding sequence ATGAGAAAGCTATTTTTATGTTTGGTTGTACTGATGTTGCAGGCCGTTTATATCGTTGCCCACTCACAGTCGGCCCCGTCGCACGGGTCGTTGTTTCGTTTCATAATTAATCGGGGAGAAGTGTTTTCCGCCAATGCTCCCGGAGAGTTGACCGAACTGACCCTTTCGGGGTATTTTTATACCAATGATCTCTGGGAAGGACAACTTACCCCGTTTAAGAGTGCCAACTCGGTGACTCTCACGGGTAAAGCCGTTATCAATGAGTATAGCGCACATTTGCAAACGAAGGTGGTCTCTTCCCTTTCGTTGCCTTCCGTAGTTTCGCCTACGGGCATGTTCCTCACTTTGGTGGTTGACGGTGTGCCGATGTCGGTTCAGCTGCCGTACGTCAATGAGAGTGATAGCTGGGTTGCCGGTTTCATTTATACCTATAGTGTGACGGTCGAAGGCCGTGGATTGACTATTTCGGGGGTGACCTGTAGCGCTTTGACTGAAAATAATTATTAA
- a CDS encoding thiamine phosphate synthase yields the protein MISLQFITHQTDKYSYLESARMALEGGCKWIQLRMKEAPLDEVEAVALQLKPMCRDHEAILVLDDHVELAKKLEVDGVHLGKTDMPVAEARQLLGEAFIIGGTANTFEDVEMHYRAGADYVGIGPFRFTTTKKNLSPVLGLEGYASILSDMEKAGIKLPVVAIGGITYEDIPAILETGVNGIALSGTILNAENPVAETRRILNNN from the coding sequence ATGATCAGTCTGCAATTCATAACTCATCAAACAGATAAATACTCTTATCTGGAATCGGCACGAATGGCGCTTGAAGGGGGATGCAAATGGATACAGCTTCGCATGAAGGAGGCCCCCTTGGACGAAGTGGAAGCGGTAGCCTTGCAACTGAAACCGATGTGCCGGGATCATGAAGCCATCCTGGTCTTGGACGATCACGTGGAATTGGCTAAAAAACTGGAAGTAGACGGGGTTCATCTCGGTAAAACAGACATGCCCGTGGCAGAAGCCCGGCAACTGCTGGGGGAAGCTTTCATCATAGGTGGCACCGCCAACACTTTCGAAGATGTAGAGATGCACTACCGGGCAGGAGCCGACTATGTAGGCATAGGCCCATTCCGGTTTACCACGACAAAGAAAAACCTAAGCCCGGTACTGGGACTGGAAGGCTATGCATCTATTCTATCGGACATGGAGAAAGCCGGGATAAAACTGCCGGTAGTGGCCATCGGAGGAATCACCTACGAAGATATTCCCGCCATTCTGGAAACAGGCGTGAACGGCATTGCCCTTTCAGGGACGATACTGAACGCAGAGAATCCGGTGGCGGAAACAAGAAGAATTTTGAATAACAACTAA
- a CDS encoding Rpn family recombination-promoting nuclease/putative transposase, which produces MRRFINPFTDYGFKLIFGREVSKELLIEFLNDLLEGERVIIDLTFLNNEQLPDYPEGRGIIYDVYCTTNTGEKVIVEMQNRSQSNFKERSLYYMSRAIVNQGLVGNNWMFDVKAVYGIFFMNFLLEENIKLRIDVILSDRETGELFSDKFRQIFIALPCFKKTEEECETNFERWIYVLNNMETLNRMPFKARKAVFEKLEEIADVGALSEKERELYDNSVKVYRDYLVTMDAAKREGRAEGITEGRKEGITEGRELAQIEIARNLKAKGLDPAFIAETTSLGLEEIQKL; this is translated from the coding sequence ATGAGAAGATTTATCAATCCGTTCACCGATTACGGATTTAAGTTAATTTTCGGCAGGGAAGTTTCAAAAGAGTTATTGATCGAGTTTTTGAATGATCTGCTTGAAGGTGAGCGGGTCATAATAGATCTTACTTTTCTAAATAATGAGCAATTGCCCGATTATCCGGAGGGACGTGGAATTATTTACGATGTGTATTGCACCACAAATACGGGTGAGAAAGTGATCGTAGAGATGCAAAATCGTTCTCAAAGTAATTTTAAGGAACGTTCTTTGTATTACATGTCAAGAGCCATTGTTAATCAGGGATTGGTCGGGAATAATTGGATGTTTGATGTGAAAGCGGTTTATGGGATCTTTTTTATGAATTTTTTGTTGGAAGAAAACATAAAGCTGCGTATTGATGTTATCTTGTCTGATCGTGAAACAGGAGAATTGTTCTCTGATAAGTTTAGGCAAATATTTATTGCTTTACCTTGTTTCAAAAAGACGGAAGAAGAGTGTGAGACAAATTTTGAACGTTGGATTTATGTGTTAAACAATATGGAAACATTGAACCGAATGCCATTTAAAGCGAGGAAGGCCGTTTTCGAAAAACTGGAGGAAATAGCTGACGTAGGGGCTCTTTCTGAGAAAGAGAGGGAATTGTATGACAATAGCGTAAAGGTTTATCGTGACTATTTGGTGACAATGGATGCTGCTAAGAGGGAAGGACGAGCTGAAGGAATTACTGAAGGACGTAAAGAAGGCATTACCGAAGGACGTGAACTGGCTCAAATAGAAATAGCCCGTAATTTGAAAGCGAAGGGGTTAGATCCGGCTTTTATAGCCGAGACAACTTCACTCGGCCTGGAGGAAATTCAGAAATTATAG